A genomic window from Pagrus major chromosome 23, Pma_NU_1.0 includes:
- the wipi2 gene encoding WD repeat domain phosphoinositide-interacting protein 2, producing MNLASQSGDAGGSQLLFANFNQDNTSLAVGTKSGYKFFSLSSVDKLEQIYECTDTEDVCIVERLFSSSLVAIVSLKAPRKLKVCHFKKGTEICNYSYSNTILAVKLNRQRLIVCLEESLYIHNIRDMKVLHTIRETPPNPSGLCALSISNDNCYLAYPGSATIGEVQVFDTVNLRAANMIPAHDSPLAALAFDASGTKLATASEKGTVIRVFSIPEGQKLFEFRRGVKRCVSICSLAFSMEGLYLSASSNTETVHIFKLETQKEKYVPAEEPTTWGGYLGKVLMASTTYLPSQVTEMFTQGRAFATVRLPFCGHKNICALAVIQKIPRLLVAAADGYLYLYNLDPQEGGECTLMKQHRLDGSAEPSNEILEQGSHDRPLVAQTYSAAVTKGYCEEQGAVGGAGLEDDLNDLRLEEENEQPPLILETD from the exons ATGAACTTGGCCAGTCAAAGCGGGGATGCTGGCGGAAGCCAGCTCCTGTTCGCCAACTTTAACCAGGACAACAC GTCCTTAGCTGTTGGCACCAAATCAGGATACAAGTTTTTCTCCCTGTCCTCTGTGGACAAGTTGGAGCAGATATATGAATGTA CGGACACGGAGGATGTGTGTATCGTGGAGCGTCTGTTCTCCAGCAGCCTGGTGGCCATCGTCAGCCTGAAGGCCCCCAGGAAGCTCAAAGTCTGTCACTTCAAGAAGGGAACTGAGATCTGCAACTACTCATATTCCAACACCATACTGGCCGTCAAGCTCAACAGACAG AGGCTGATCGTGTGTCTGGAGGAGTCGCTTTACATTCACAACATCCGAGACATGAAAGTGCTGCACACTATCAGAGAAACTCCACCTAATCCTTCAG GATTGTGCGCCCTGTCCATCAGCAATGACAACTGTTATCTGGCCTACCCAGGCAGTGCTACGATAGGAGAGGTTCAggtgtttgacacagtcaacctg CGAGCGGCTAATATGATTCCAGCCCACGACAGCCCATTAGCGGCTCTAGCTTTTGATGCCAGTGGAACCAAACTGGCCACAGCCTCAGAGAAG GGCACAGTCATTCGTGTCTTCTCGATCCCAGAGGGACAGAAGCTCTTTGAGTTTCGAAGAGGAGTCAAGAG GTGTGTGAGCATCTGCTCACTGGCGTTCAGTATGGAAGGCCTGTACCTGTCGGCCTCCAGCAACACAGAGACGGTCCACATCTTCAAATTAGAGACACAGAAGGAGAAATATGT gCCAGCGGAGGAGCCCACTACGTGGGGAGGCTACCTGGGCAAGGTCCTGATGGCGTCCACCACCTACCTGCCATCCCAGGTTACGGAAATGTTCACACAGGGGCGAGCCTTCGCCACCGTACGTCTGCCCTTCTGTGGACATAAGAACATCTGCGCCTTAGCTGT GATTCAGAAGATTCCCAGGTTGTTGGTGGCAGCGGCTGATGGTTACCTGTATCTGTACAACCTGGATCCACAAGAGGGAGGAGAGTGCACACTTATGAAGCagcacag GTTAGACGGCAGCGCTGAGCCATCCAATGAGATCCTTGAGCAGGGGTCACATGACCGCCCACTCGTGGCCCAGACCTACAGTGCTGCAGTCACTAAAG GTTACTGCGAAGAGCAGGGCGCGGTTGGAGGAGCGGGCCTAGAAGACGACCTCAACGACTTGCGCTTAGAGGAGGAGAACGAGCAACCGCCGCTCATTCTCGAAACCGACTGA